The Armatimonadota bacterium genome includes a region encoding these proteins:
- a CDS encoding PaaI family thioesterase, with protein MNSMSLQETYAPTSICFGCGPANEKGLHIRSFLADGEYVSDWTPEKHHEAFPGVLNGGIIGALLDCHSNWAAAHHLMVRTGADHPLCTVTAEFHVKLTRPTPTDGSVHLTARIAESSDERATVDAELIAGGKVCATCRGVFVAVKPGHPAYYRW; from the coding sequence ATGAACTCTATGAGCCTGCAAGAGACCTACGCCCCTACCAGCATCTGCTTTGGATGCGGCCCCGCCAACGAAAAAGGCCTGCACATCCGCTCCTTTTTGGCGGACGGCGAGTATGTCTCCGATTGGACGCCGGAGAAGCATCACGAGGCGTTTCCTGGGGTGCTGAACGGCGGGATCATCGGCGCGCTTTTGGACTGCCACTCGAACTGGGCGGCGGCACACCATCTGATGGTGCGGACGGGCGCCGATCACCCTCTTTGCACGGTTACGGCCGAGTTTCATGTAAAACTGACCCGCCCGACGCCGACGGATGGGTCTGTTCATCTGACCGCACGGATCGCAGAGTCGAGCGACGAGCGAGCGACGGTCGATGCTGAATTGATCGCTGGCGGTAAAGTGTGCGCGACCTGTCGCGGGGTCTTTGTAGCGGTCAAACCCGGCCATCCGGCCTACTATCGCTGGTAA
- a CDS encoding dCMP deaminase, whose translation MPRPSWDAYFMQIAKVVATRATCPRRSVGAVIVLDKRILTTGYNGAPHGLPHCSEIGCHLVDGHCLRALHAEQNAILQGALNGVSTKGATVYVTCQPCNHCAKMIINAGIRRVVFEGDYPDDFALELFGQAQVELVRFLDA comes from the coding sequence ATGCCCCGACCGTCGTGGGACGCTTACTTTATGCAGATCGCCAAGGTGGTCGCCACCCGTGCCACTTGCCCCCGCCGCAGCGTCGGCGCCGTGATCGTGTTGGACAAGCGCATTCTGACCACCGGATACAACGGCGCGCCGCACGGATTGCCGCACTGTAGCGAAATCGGCTGCCATCTGGTGGACGGGCACTGCCTGCGCGCGCTCCACGCCGAGCAAAACGCGATTTTGCAGGGCGCGCTGAACGGCGTATCGACCAAAGGCGCGACCGTCTACGTTACCTGCCAGCCGTGCAACCATTGCGCCAAGATGATCATCAACGCGGGGATACGCCGCGTCGTGTTCGAGGGCGATTACCCGGACGATTTCGCGCTCGAACTTTTTGGACAGGCGCAAGTTGAGTTAGTTCGCTTTCTCGACGCATGA
- a CDS encoding undecaprenyl/decaprenyl-phosphate alpha-N-acetylglucosaminyl 1-phosphate transferase gives MKTIFAVFLIALVSTYWLTPWARELARRKGVLAIPDPRRVHKSPTPLWGGIAIYLGALIAIAFGLGRLSLLAPSLVVFLDRALPVIGIVAVGGLVLAMGLLDDRANLSPKVQAGFLLLAGLLVQIFGVQIVGFTNPFAQSTSGGFDASRYVPLGWLAVPVTAIWIFVVSKTMDTIDGIDGLAAGVGAIAGMTLALLALQTANATNQPYPHWLIAIAAAAITGSAAGFLRHNFNPATVFMGTGGAQFLGFMLASLSILGAFKAAAAFSILVPVLVFGLPLLDAAVVVVRRALSGQPIAQADKRHIHHQLLERGLNQRQAVIVLYAVAAAFGALALLLTRRG, from the coding sequence ATGAAAACCATCTTCGCGGTCTTTCTTATCGCGCTCGTCTCGACCTATTGGCTGACTCCCTGGGCGCGAGAACTGGCCAGACGCAAAGGCGTCTTGGCGATCCCCGACCCCCGCCGAGTGCACAAATCGCCCACGCCTTTGTGGGGCGGCATTGCCATCTATCTCGGAGCGCTGATCGCCATCGCGTTTGGGTTGGGGCGGCTGTCGCTGTTGGCGCCTTCGCTGGTCGTCTTCTTGGATCGCGCTCTGCCCGTTATCGGCATCGTTGCGGTCGGCGGCCTTGTCTTGGCAATGGGACTGCTGGACGACCGCGCCAACCTCTCGCCCAAGGTGCAGGCGGGCTTTCTGCTCCTTGCCGGACTTTTAGTCCAGATTTTTGGCGTTCAAATCGTCGGCTTTACCAACCCGTTCGCCCAATCGACCTCGGGCGGATTTGACGCCAGTCGCTATGTTCCCTTGGGCTGGCTGGCCGTGCCCGTTACTGCCATCTGGATCTTCGTCGTCAGCAAGACGATGGACACGATCGACGGCATCGACGGATTGGCGGCAGGCGTGGGCGCCATTGCCGGCATGACCCTTGCGCTGTTGGCGCTTCAGACGGCCAACGCCACCAATCAGCCCTATCCCCATTGGCTGATCGCGATCGCGGCGGCGGCGATCACCGGATCGGCAGCCGGCTTTCTGCGCCACAATTTCAATCCAGCGACCGTCTTTATGGGCACGGGCGGCGCGCAATTCTTGGGTTTCATGCTGGCCAGCCTCTCCATATTGGGCGCGTTCAAAGCAGCAGCGGCCTTCTCTATCCTGGTGCCGGTGCTTGTCTTCGGGCTGCCCCTCTTGGATGCGGCGGTCGTCGTGGTGCGAAGGGCCTTGAGCGGCCAGCCGATAGCACAGGCCGACAAGCGGCACATCCACCATCAATTGTTGGAACGCGGCCTCAACCAGCGCCAAGCCGTGATCGTGCTTTACGCCGTCGCAGCGGCATTTGGCGCTTTGGCGCTGCTGCTGACGAGGAGAGGATAG
- a CDS encoding CAP domain-containing protein: MADNIAVAAELILPMALRTLLAWALTPTLLVGAGTTPAAPVALSPAHEVALSVNQARREFGLPPLKIEPRLALAAQSHADDMAARGYFDHCAPEGHGPSERAAESGYPAAIWENCALGHEDARDAVKAWLESEGHRATLLSPSLREMGAGRSGRYWVLDCGARSGVYPIVIENDSPIVRSRRVALYLHGQNRVNWVRLSNDGKNYSPWMPYQPEMEWELSEGAGPKTVYYQAYDGKIRTMVDEVYLSR; encoded by the coding sequence GTGGCCGACAATATTGCTGTGGCCGCCGAGCTTATTTTGCCTATGGCATTGCGCACTCTTCTCGCATGGGCGCTAACGCCCACATTGCTGGTTGGGGCCGGCACGACGCCGGCCGCGCCCGTTGCTCTCTCTCCTGCCCACGAGGTAGCGCTCAGCGTCAACCAGGCGCGCCGAGAGTTCGGCCTTCCGCCGCTCAAAATCGAACCGCGATTAGCTTTGGCAGCCCAATCCCATGCGGACGATATGGCTGCCCGAGGCTATTTTGATCACTGCGCTCCAGAAGGCCATGGACCCAGCGAGCGAGCTGCCGAGAGCGGATACCCCGCCGCAATATGGGAGAACTGCGCCCTAGGACACGAAGACGCTCGCGACGCGGTGAAAGCATGGCTGGAAAGCGAGGGACATCGAGCCACCTTGCTCAGCCCGAGTCTGCGCGAGATGGGCGCCGGACGATCTGGGCGATATTGGGTGCTGGACTGCGGCGCCCGCAGCGGCGTCTACCCGATCGTCATCGAAAACGACTCGCCGATAGTCCGTTCGCGCCGGGTAGCGCTCTATCTGCACGGCCAAAACCGCGTCAATTGGGTCCGCCTGAGCAACGATGGCAAAAACTACTCGCCCTGGATGCCCTATCAGCCAGAAATGGAATGGGAACTGAGCGAAGGCGCCGGACCGAAGACCGTTTACTACCAAGCCTACGATGGCAAAATCCGCACCATGGTCGATGAAGTCTACCTATCGCGATAG
- a CDS encoding helix-turn-helix transcriptional regulator has protein sequence MEEAILIPGSRLIAQDDGFVIYERRFSSDDPLRATDLSPSPDWIEICISLRRPDPDMPVCPRARAEAGLTYFHHHLIVSIDPQLLQRLAEADRAKLCPTVAELLERSDDERSALNIDGAALKPIVDQILEPPDVGGMALFYQAKLREILSFICFERKPIDERIDRAVAFLHQHLDNPNASKSLAQAICLSPRQTQRLFRVVLGRSPSEYLAEIRLQKAASLLASGRATVSESAIEVGYVSLSHFSKAFRAKFGLSPSEFKAARQRRAG, from the coding sequence GTGGAAGAGGCGATTCTGATTCCCGGCTCGCGCCTCATCGCGCAGGACGACGGCTTTGTCATCTATGAGAGGCGGTTTTCCTCGGACGATCCGTTGCGCGCGACCGATCTATCGCCCTCGCCCGACTGGATCGAGATCTGTATCAGTCTCCGGCGGCCCGACCCCGATATGCCGGTCTGCCCGCGAGCGCGCGCCGAAGCCGGGCTGACCTATTTTCACCATCACCTTATCGTTTCGATCGATCCCCAACTGTTGCAACGACTGGCTGAGGCCGACCGCGCCAAACTGTGCCCGACCGTAGCGGAACTTCTTGAGCGCAGCGATGACGAAAGGTCTGCGCTTAACATCGACGGCGCCGCTCTAAAGCCGATTGTGGATCAGATTTTGGAGCCTCCGGACGTCGGTGGGATGGCTCTCTTCTATCAGGCCAAATTGAGAGAGATTCTCTCCTTTATCTGCTTCGAGCGCAAACCGATCGATGAGAGGATCGATCGCGCGGTCGCCTTTCTGCACCAGCACCTAGACAATCCGAACGCTTCCAAAAGTTTGGCGCAGGCGATCTGCCTCAGCCCTCGCCAAACCCAAAGGCTGTTTCGCGTGGTTCTGGGCCGTTCGCCGTCGGAGTATCTCGCAGAGATCCGGCTCCAAAAGGCCGCGTCGTTGCTTGCATCGGGCCGAGCGACGGTCTCCGAATCGGCGATCGAGGTCGGCTACGTCAGTCTCAGCCACTTTTCTAAGGCCTTTCGTGCCAAGTTCGGCCTTAGTCCCAGCGAGTTCAAGGCGGCGCGCCAACGGCGCGCGGGATAA